Genomic DNA from Frondihabitans sp. PAMC 28766:
CTCAGACGCCCGGCTTCCTCACCCCCTGGATCGACGACCCCGAGTCGGGAGACGAGGCGCGGGCTCTGCTCGCCGAACTCTCCGAGGCGTCGGGTGTCGACCTCGTCGAGCACGGCACCGTGTCGGACGCCGAGACCATCCGCGACACGGCCATCGCCCAGCCGCTCATCGTGGCGGCGGGGCTTCTCACCGCCCGGGCGCTCTTCGCCCGCGTCGACCGCTCGCTCGTCGGGGCCGTCGCCGGCCACTCGGTCGGCGAGCTGACGGCAGCCGCTCTCGCCGGTGTGATCTCCGAGGCCGAAGCGGTCTCGCTCGTCACCGTTCGCGCGCGCGGCATGGCTGCTGCGGCCGCCGCCACCCCGACCGGGATGAGCGCCGTGCTCGGCGGCGACGAGGCCGAACTGCTCGCGAAGCTCGACGAGCTCGGCCTCGAGCCCGCCAACTTCAACGGCGGCGGCCAGATCGTCGTCGCCGGCGCGCTCGACGCCCTCACCTCGCTGGCCGAAGAGCCACCCGCTAAGTCCCGGGTGCTCGCACTCCAGGTCGCCGGTGCGTTCCACACGCGCTACATGGTGTCGGCCGTCGAGCCCCTGCGTGAGGCGGCTGCCGCCGTGCAGGTCTCCGATCCTGCGACCCCGATCTATAGCAACCACGACGGCTCGCGCATCACCGACGGGCGCGAATACCTCGATCTGCTGGTGAACCAGGTGGCATCGCCCGTGCGCTGGGACAAGACCATGGAGTCGTTCGCGGCCGCCGGCATCACCGGCCAGATCGAACTCGCCCCTGCGGGCGCTCTCACGGGCCTCGCCAAGCGCGGCCTTCGCGGACTGACCGATCACAATGTGGCCTCCGTCGCCATCAAGACCCCCGACGACCTCGCGGCCGCCGTCGCCCTTCTGCAGGAAGCCACCGCATGAGCCCCACCCTCCTCCAGAACAGCGGCCACGCGTTCACCCGCATCCTGGCGCTCGGCGCCGCCCGCGGCGACCTGACTGTGACCAACGACGACATCGCCGGGCCGATCAACTCGTCCGACGAGTGGATCCGTCAGCGCACCGGAGTCGTCACGCGGAAGCGCGCCAGCCGAGACGTCGGCGCCGTCGACCTCGCCGAGACCGCTGCCCGCGAGGCGATCGACCGGGCCGGGCTCACGCCCGAGCAGATCGGTATCGTGCTCGTCTCGACCGTCAGCAACACGACGTTGACGCCGTCGATGGCGACGCTACTCGCCGAGCGCATCGGGGCGAAGCCCGCCGCCGCGTACGACATCAGCGCCGCGTGCGCCGGCTACACCTACGGCATCGCCCAGGCCGATGCCCTGATCAAGTCGGGCATGGCCGACTACGTGCTCGTCGTGGGAGCCGAAAAGCTCACCGACATCATCGACCCCACCGATCGCTCGATCTCGTTCCTCCTCGGCGACGGGGCCGGCGCGGCTGTCGTCGGCCCGAGCGACACCCCTGGCATCTCCCCCACGGTGTGGGGCTCGGACGGCCAGTGGTCGACGATCGGCATGACGTCGTCCTTTCGCGACTACCGCGAAGGGGGTGGCGACGTCGCCTGGCCCACCATCCGCCAAGAGGGACCGACGGTCTTCCGCTGGGCCGTCTGGGAGATGGTGAAGGTCGCGGGTCGCGCGCTCGAGAAGGCCGGCATCACCTCGGCCGACCTCGCAGCCTTCGTGCCGCACCAGGCCAACATGCGCATCATCGACGAGTTCGCCAAGCAATTGAAGCTGCCCGACACCGTCAAGATCGGGCGCGACATCGAGACCACCGGCAACACGTCGGCCGCGAGCATCCCGCTCGCAACCCATCGCCTGCTTCAGGAGAACCCTGAGCTCTCGGGCGGCCTCGCCCTCCAGATCGGATTCGGCGCCGGGCTCGTCTTCGGCGCCCAGGTGGTCGTTCTGCCCTAGGCAGAAACACCCCTTACAGGTGCGTCTGCTGCGCTCTGCGCGCCTGTGCAATGCGGACGTGAGCCCTGACCCGGTCCACGCCTGGTGTGCAATAGGATTTACCCCGGTCACAACACACCCTCAAGGAGAGAACACAATGGCACAGTCCACCGAAGAAGTCCTGGCCGGCCTGGCCGAGCTGATCAACGACGAGACGGGCATTGCGACCGACACCGTCGAACTCGACAAGTCGTTCACCGACGACCTCGACATCGACTCGATCTCGATGATGACCATCGTCGTCAACGCCGAAGAGAAGTTCGACGTGAAGATCCCCGACGACGAGGTCAAGAACCTCAAGACCGTCGGCGACGCCGTCACCTTCATCACCAAGGCTCAGGGCTAACGACCCCGTCACTCGGCCCGCGTCCACGGTGACGCGGGCCGATTCGTTTGTGCGCAAGGAGAAATCGCTGTGACCAAGAAGATCGTCGTCACCGGCATCGGTGCGATCAGCCCGCTGGGCACCACCTTCACCGAATCGTGGGACGCCCTGCTCGCGGGCGCGAGCGGCATCCGCACCATTGAGGCCGAGTGGGCCGAGACCTACGACCTGCCGATCCGGTTCGCAGGATCCGTGGCGGGTGACCCTGCCGAGATCCTGACGCGTCAAGAGACCAAACGTCTGGACCCCTCCAGCCAGTACGCGCTGATCGCAGCGCGCGAGGCCTGGTCCGACGCGGGCAGCCCCGAGGTCGTGCCCGAGCGCTTCCTGGTCGACTGGGCGACAGGGATCGGCGGCATCTGGACCCTCACCGACGGCATGGACACCCTCCGCGAGAAGGGCCCCCGTCGCGTCCTTCCGATGACCATCCCCATGCTCATGCCGAACGGGCCGGCCGCTGCCATCTCGATGTCGCTCGGCGCCCGCGCCGGGGCCCGCACCGTCGTGTCGGCCTGCGCCTCGAGCACCGAGTCGATCGCCAACGCCTACGACCACCTGCAGGCGGGCGACGCCGACATCGTCATCGCCGGTGGCTCCGAGGCATCCGTGCACCCGTTGCCGCTCGCCGCCTTCGCGTCGATGCACGCGCTCTCCTCCCGCACCGACGACCCGGCTGGGGCCTCGCGCCCTTATGACGTCACCCGCGACGGTTTCGTGCTCGGCGAGGGCGGCGCGGCCCTCGTGCTCGAGACGGAGGAGCACGCGCTCGCCCGCGGGGCGCATGTCTACGCTGAGCTGCTGGGCGGGGCTGTGACGAGCGATGCCTTCCACATCACCGCCCCGGATCCTGAGGGTACCGGTGGCGCTCGGGCCGTCGTGCTCGCGCTCGAGCACTCCGGCGTCTCGCGCGAAGACGTAGCGCACATCAACGCGCACGCCACATCGACCCCGGTCGGCGACGTCGCGGAGATTCGTGCCCTCGAGCGCGTGTTCGGCGATCACCTCGGCTCGATCGCGATCTCGGCCACCAAGGCGTCGACCGGGCACCTGCTCGGCGGCGCCGGGGCGATCGAAGCGGCGTTCACGGTGAAGGCGCTGGCGACGAGGACGCTGCCGCCCACGATCAACACGACTCAGATGGACGACAGCATTCACATCGACCTCGTGACGGCCCCCCGCGCTGTCGGCGACGACCCGATCGTCGCGATCTCGACGTCGTTCGGCTTCGGCGGCCACAACGCCGTCGTCGCGTTCCGCTCCGTCTGACCCGCCCCCCGGGCGCACGAAGGCCCGACCACCGCTTAGGTGGTCGGGCCTTCGTCTTACGCCCGCCCGTTTGCATCCGGGCGTGCACGTGGTGCCGTGGTGCAGCTTGTGGCGTCGAGAGTGCGCAATGTGCGGCATCTGGCGAAAGTGAGCCGCGAGTTGTGCACTCTCGAGGGAGGTGCTCTAGCCGACGGCGTGCAGCCAGGCGACGGGGTTGCCCTCGCCCGCGTGGCGGAAAGCCTCGAGCTCGTCGTCCCAGGCCTGGCCGAGGGCGAGGCGGAGCTCACGGTGCAGCTCGAGCGTGTTCGATCCGGCGATCTCCATGGCGTAGCGGATGCGGTCTTCGGGGATCACCGTGTTGCCGACCGAGTCGGTCTGCGCGAAGAAGACGCCGAGGTCGGGCGTGTGCATCCAACGGCCGCCGTCGCAGCCCGCGCTCGGGTCTTCGGTCACCTCGTAGCGCAGGTGCTCCCACCCACGTAGAGCCGACGCGATGGCCGCGCCGGTGCCGGCGGGGCCCTCCCAGTAGAACTCGGCGCGAAGGCTGCCCTTCAGCACCGGCTGCTCGCTCCAGGTGAAATTGACGGCGCGCCCGAGGGCACGCCCAGCAGCCCACTCGACGTGCGGGCTCAGAGCGCGAGGAGACGAGTGGACGAAAAGGACGCCACGCGCGCTCGACGCGCCGGTTTTTTTCGCAGAAACCTGCGTGTATTCAGCCACGTGTTCCTCCATTCGATTAGGTGCGACTTCCCCATCGACCTGGTGAATGGAATGAACGGTGGTACTTCCTTGAATTATGGCGGATCAGGCGACGAAATCACAACTGTGTGATTCCCGAGAGCATCGAGCCGGCAGAGACCGCTGGCCGGGCCTGACGAGCGCTACTTCGCGTCGGCGTAGTAGAGCGTCGTGTCTAATGTTGTGGGTATAGTCGTCGAAGTTTGGTGCGGGCGTCGGTTGTGGTGAATTGCCAGTCGACTTGTCGCTGGTCGGCGTTGGTGGCGTTTTGCCAGGCGGCGAGTTCGGTGTTGAGCAGGTCGAGGTCGTCGATGCGCCGGGTGAGGCATTGCCGTGTCAGCGCGGAGAGCTCGATCTCGGCGATATTGAGCCAGGAGCCGTGTTTGGGCGTGTAGTGGATCTCCAGGCGGCGGGCGAGCGCGCGGGCCTTGCCGGGTTCGAATGCCTCGTAGAGCGACCCGAGGGTATGGGTGTTGAGGTTGTCCATGACCAGTACGACCCGTTCGGCGTGCGGATAGTCGACGCTCAGGAGCTGGTCGATCTCAGCGGCCCAGTCCACTCGGGTCCGCCTCGGCCTCGCGTCGACACGGCGGCGCCCGGCGAGTGGTTCAACCCAGACGAAGATCGAGCAGGTGCCGTGACGGACATACTCCGAGTCCTCTCGCAGGTCGCGGCCCGGCGCGGCGGGGATCGGGTCGCGGGCGTGGGCGAGCAGCTGGTAGGGCTTCTCATCCATACACACCACCGGTACCGCCGGATCGAACGGGCGATGGTAGACCTCTAGCACGTCCTCCATCCGGGCCACGAACTCGCCGTTGGCGTGCGGGGGGATCGTCCAGCACTTCTTCAGATGAGGACGAAGCCCCCTTTTTTGAGGGTCCGGCCGATCGTGGAATGATCCAGCGGCGGCAGGCCCTCGGTGAGCAGCACGTGTTTCTCCAGCAGCCGCAGCGACCACCGGTCGAAACCTGCCGGGGGCTTCGTGCACGCCAGCGCGATCACCCGCGCCTCAACATCCCCAGTCACCTTCGCGGGCACCGGCGGGCTTGCGCGTTTGCGGCGGCCGATCACCTCCTCGATACGGCCGGCGGACTCCGTGAACCGCTTCGCGACCAGATACACCGTGCCCTCACTGACCCCTGCCCGCTCGGCCACCACCCGACGATCCGGCACCGGGCCGGGTGCCTCGTCCAAAGCCAGCAGAATCCGTGCCCGGGCGATCATCCGTGCCGGATGCGTTCCCCGCGACACCACCCTCGTCAGCTTCACACGATCAGCGGCCATCAACACGACGACATGACCCTTCGGTCTCGGCATGGCAACGACTCCTCCCGATCAAGTATTAATCGGAAACAGCCAACCCCTTCAATACCCAAACAGTTAGAAGCGACACGCTAGTAGGAGGTGACGGTGGCGACCGTGACTGGGAACCGCACGGGGGCGTCGCCGAAGAGCAGCCGCCCGGCCTCCGTCGCCGCAGACTCCATGAGGGCGGCCACGCGGGGCGCGACGGAGGCCGGGGTGTGCACCACGACCTCGTCGTGAAGGAAGAAGACGAGGTGCGGCGCGTCGGATCCTGCGCCGAATTCGGCGGTGAGAGACCGCCGCAGCGCTCCCATCCAGCAGAGCGCCCACTCGGCCGCCGTTCCCTGCACGACGAAGTTGCGCGTGAAGCGGCCCCAAGCGCGCATGCCCCCGTCGACCTGGCCCGGGCCGTCTTCGGGCGGGCGCTCGTCGAAGCCGGCGTCGGAGCCGGGCCGTGGTGACGAGCGCCCGAGCAAAGTCGAGACGACGCCGCCGTGCTCGCCGACGCGCGCGGCCGCTTCGACCAGGGCGATTGCCCGAGGGAAGGCCCGCGTCAGCCGCGGCATGAGTCGGCCGCCGTCACCCTGGGTCGCGCCGTACATCGCGCCCAGCATCGCGACCTTGGCCTCGGCGCGCGTGGCGACAGCCCCCGACGCGACGATGCCCTCGTAGAGATCGCCCTCGCCCGCGCGGGCCATGGCGCCGTCCTGCGACAGGGCCGTCAGGACGCGGGGCTCCAGCTGGGACGCGTCGGCCACCACCAGCGCCCAGCCGGGGTCGGCGACGACGGCGCCTCGCACGGCGCGAGGCAGCTGCAGGGCTCCCCCGCCGGAGGTGCCCCACCGCCCTGTTGCGGCGGCGGCGGGCACGTACTCGGGCCGGAACCGCCCGTCGCGCACCCAGGCCTCGAGCCACGACCAGCCGTTGGCGACCAGCAGGCGCTGCTTCTTCTTGTAGCGAAGCAGCGGCTCGATGACGGGGTGCTCGAGGTGCTGGAGCTCCCACTGGCGGGTGCTGGTGACGGTGAGGCCGGCGGTGCGCAGGGCGCGGATGAGCTCGGCGGGCGAGTCGGGGTTGAGATCGGGGGCGCGGAGGGCTGCGCGAACGGCCGCGAGGTCGTCGAGCATGCGCGCGGGGCGGTCGCCGGCTCGAGACGGGCGAGGGCCCAGAACATCGGTCAACAGCTCGTCATGGCGAGCTGCCGACCACGGGATGCCCCGGTGTCGCATCTCGACGGCGACGAGGGCTCCGGTCGATTCGGCCGCGGTCAGCAGTTCGAGACGGGAGCGCTGCGCGGACGTCTCGACGGCGTCGCGCTGACGGAGGAACTCGCCGAGAGCGTCGGGCAGCGACTCCGGCTCGACCACGAAAAGAGCATCGGCCTCGGTGGGAGCCGCCTGCGGGGCGTCCCACGGCCCGACGGGTGCGCCGTGCAAAGCGTTGCCCGCGGTGAATTCGGATCGACGCAGGATCCCGTGGACCAGACGCAGGTCGACGCACCTCTCGACCCGCAGGCCGGCGGCCAAGAGTCGCGGATACCAGCGGAAGGTGTCGTCCCACACCCAGCGCGTCGAATCCTTCTCACCCGCGCGGATCTCGTCGGGCAAGGCGGCCGACGGGACGACTCGCTGCGGACCGGCGGTCAGTCGACCGTCGTCTCTCGTGAGCCGGATGACGGCGACGGACTCGTCGGCGCGGCGGACGAGCAGGGTGAACACATGTTCGAGTCTACGGCGGCTGGCTACTCGTGCAGGAGCGACCCGTCGGCGGCGAGCACGTTCTTCTCGCCGGCCTCGACGGCTGCGCCGAAGCGGTTCTGCTTCGGCGGGATCGGGCAGTTGAAGTTGTACGAGAAAGCGCAGGGCGGCAGGACGGCCTGGTTGAAGTCGAGCGTGATCGTGCCGTCGCCGTTCGGGGCCGGGAAGAGGAAGCGCCCGACCGAGTACGTGGTGTCGCCGTTGGTCGCGTCGCCGAAGACGAGCTGGAGCCGGTCGCCGTCGCCTGAGGGGAAGGCGGCCAACTCGTAGTCCGCGCCGTCGCGTGAGAAGCGGATGAGGCCGGGCAGCGGCTGCGGGCGGCTCAGATCGAGGTCTTTCTGGTGGCGGATGTCGACCTGGGTGCCCTCCTCGGTCGGCACGAAGTCGGCCGTGACGACCCACGATTCGTCGTAGGGGAAGGCGTCGATCGAGCCGAACGCCTGGTTGCCCTCCGACTTGGCATCCCAGACGCGGAGCGCGTACGACGAGCGATCGTCGTTGGGGATGACGGTGCCCGTCACGGTCCCCTCGGAGCCGAAGCGGATGCTCGACGGGGCCATAGCGTCGGTGCCCGCGACGTAGACCGTGCCGTCGACGAGCTCGCCGTCGACGGTGATCTCGTCGGCCGGAGTCGCCGTGAGGGCGAGGCCGCCGAGCCCTGCCGGTGCGGGAGCCCAGGATCCTGCGACGCCCCAGATCGTCTGCGGGCCGTCGACCCACTGCGTGTTGACGAGCGCCAGCGGCCCCTGTGCGCTCGTCGCGCGTACACGGCGGCGCTCGTGGAACCGCTCGAGCTGGGCCGCCGCGGAGCTGCTGCTGGTGCTGGTACTGCTGGTGGTGCTGGTACTGCTGGTGGTGTCGGTCATGCCTTGTGCAACGCGCGACACCCCGCAGTCATGCCCGTTCTACCTATAGGTGCGGCCCTGCCACAGCGAAACTTCTGTGCGGCAACGGCTTGCCTATAGGTAAAACGGGAGGGGGCGGGCTACTGGCCGAGGCGGCGCAGCTGGGTCTCGAAGTCGACGACGGCGAGCGGGTCGTCGCGCTGAGTGGTGTGGCCGGCGACGAGGTCGGCGAGCTGGCCGGCGGCGCGGGCGACGCGGTCGGGCAGGGTCGTGGTGGTCTCGTCGCCGCTGCCCCAGTCCTCCGATGCCGCGAAGACCCCGAGGGGCACGACGACCGCGCGGAGATAGGCGAACAGCGGCCGCAGCGCGAAGTCGAGCACCATCGAGTGACGAGCGGTGCCGGCGGTCGCGGCGACGAGCACCGGAGTGCCCTCGAGCGAGTCCTTGTCGATCACGTCGATGAACGACTTGAAGAGGCCGCTGTACGACGCGGTGAACACGGGCGTGACGGCGATCACGCCGTCGGCGGCGACCACCGCATCGATGGCCTCCTGGAGAGCGGGCGGGGCGAACCCGGTGAGCAGGTTGTCGGTGATGTCGTGCGCGAGGTCGCGCAGGTCGATGATGTCGACCTCCACTGTCTCGCCGTGGGCGGCGAGTGCTCGGGTGGTCGCTTCGGCGAGGCGGTCGGCCAGCAGGCGCGTGGACGACGGCTGGCTGAGCCCTGCGGCGATGACGGCGATCTTCTTGGTCACGCCGAGACCTCCTCCGGGGTGACGGCGGTCGC
This window encodes:
- a CDS encoding DUF3145 domain-containing protein; translation: MAEYTQVSAKKTGASSARGVLFVHSSPRALSPHVEWAAGRALGRAVNFTWSEQPVLKGSLRAEFYWEGPAGTGAAIASALRGWEHLRYEVTEDPSAGCDGGRWMHTPDLGVFFAQTDSVGNTVIPEDRIRYAMEIAGSNTLELHRELRLALGQAWDDELEAFRHAGEGNPVAWLHAVG
- a CDS encoding FMN reductase, producing MTKKIAVIAAGLSQPSSTRLLADRLAEATTRALAAHGETVEVDIIDLRDLAHDITDNLLTGFAPPALQEAIDAVVAADGVIAVTPVFTASYSGLFKSFIDVIDKDSLEGTPVLVAATAGTARHSMVLDFALRPLFAYLRAVVVPLGVFAASEDWGSGDETTTTLPDRVARAAGQLADLVAGHTTQRDDPLAVVDFETQLRRLGQ
- a CDS encoding DUF1684 domain-containing protein, translating into MTDTTSSTSTTSSTSTSSSSAAAQLERFHERRRVRATSAQGPLALVNTQWVDGPQTIWGVAGSWAPAPAGLGGLALTATPADEITVDGELVDGTVYVAGTDAMAPSSIRFGSEGTVTGTVIPNDDRSSYALRVWDAKSEGNQAFGSIDAFPYDESWVVTADFVPTEEGTQVDIRHQKDLDLSRPQPLPGLIRFSRDGADYELAAFPSGDGDRLQLVFGDATNGDTTYSVGRFLFPAPNGDGTITLDFNQAVLPPCAFSYNFNCPIPPKQNRFGAAVEAGEKNVLAADGSLLHE
- a CDS encoding beta-ketoacyl-ACP synthase III — protein: MSPTLLQNSGHAFTRILALGAARGDLTVTNDDIAGPINSSDEWIRQRTGVVTRKRASRDVGAVDLAETAAREAIDRAGLTPEQIGIVLVSTVSNTTLTPSMATLLAERIGAKPAAAYDISAACAGYTYGIAQADALIKSGMADYVLVVGAEKLTDIIDPTDRSISFLLGDGAGAAVVGPSDTPGISPTVWGSDGQWSTIGMTSSFRDYREGGGDVAWPTIRQEGPTVFRWAVWEMVKVAGRALEKAGITSADLAAFVPHQANMRIIDEFAKQLKLPDTVKIGRDIETTGNTSAASIPLATHRLLQENPELSGGLALQIGFGAGLVFGAQVVVLP
- a CDS encoding ACP S-malonyltransferase, yielding MIVLAAPGQGSQTPGFLTPWIDDPESGDEARALLAELSEASGVDLVEHGTVSDAETIRDTAIAQPLIVAAGLLTARALFARVDRSLVGAVAGHSVGELTAAALAGVISEAEAVSLVTVRARGMAAAAAATPTGMSAVLGGDEAELLAKLDELGLEPANFNGGGQIVVAGALDALTSLAEEPPAKSRVLALQVAGAFHTRYMVSAVEPLREAAAAVQVSDPATPIYSNHDGSRITDGREYLDLLVNQVASPVRWDKTMESFAAAGITGQIELAPAGALTGLAKRGLRGLTDHNVASVAIKTPDDLAAAVALLQEATA
- a CDS encoding IS630 family transposase gives rise to the protein MVAAAAGETRAAHRGPAAAGSFHDRPDPQKRGLRPHLKKCWTIPPHANGEFVARMEDVLEVYHRPFDPAVPVVCMDEKPYQLLAHARDPIPAAPGRDLREDSEYVRHGTCSIFVWVEPLAGRRRVDARPRRTRVDWAAEIDQLLSVDYPHAERVVLVMDNLNTHTLGSLYEAFEPGKARALARRLEIHYTPKHGSWLNIAEIELSALTRQCLTRRIDDLDLLNTELAAWQNATNADQRQVDWQFTTTDARTKLRRLYPQH
- a CDS encoding beta-ketoacyl synthase, yielding MTKKIVVTGIGAISPLGTTFTESWDALLAGASGIRTIEAEWAETYDLPIRFAGSVAGDPAEILTRQETKRLDPSSQYALIAAREAWSDAGSPEVVPERFLVDWATGIGGIWTLTDGMDTLREKGPRRVLPMTIPMLMPNGPAAAISMSLGARAGARTVVSACASSTESIANAYDHLQAGDADIVIAGGSEASVHPLPLAAFASMHALSSRTDDPAGASRPYDVTRDGFVLGEGGAALVLETEEHALARGAHVYAELLGGAVTSDAFHITAPDPEGTGGARAVVLALEHSGVSREDVAHINAHATSTPVGDVAEIRALERVFGDHLGSIAISATKASTGHLLGGAGAIEAAFTVKALATRTLPPTINTTQMDDSIHIDLVTAPRAVGDDPIVAISTSFGFGGHNAVVAFRSV
- a CDS encoding helix-turn-helix domain-containing protein, with translation MPRPKGHVVVLMAADRVKLTRVVSRGTHPARMIARARILLALDEAPGPVPDRRVVAERAGVSEGTVYLVAKRFTESAGRIEEVIGRRKRASPPVPAKVTGDVEARVIALACTKPPAGFDRWSLRLLEKHVLLTEGLPPLDHSTIGRTLKKGGFVLI
- a CDS encoding bifunctional 3'-5' exonuclease/DNA polymerase, coding for MFTLLVRRADESVAVIRLTRDDGRLTAGPQRVVPSAALPDEIRAGEKDSTRWVWDDTFRWYPRLLAAGLRVERCVDLRLVHGILRRSEFTAGNALHGAPVGPWDAPQAAPTEADALFVVEPESLPDALGEFLRQRDAVETSAQRSRLELLTAAESTGALVAVEMRHRGIPWSAARHDELLTDVLGPRPSRAGDRPARMLDDLAAVRAALRAPDLNPDSPAELIRALRTAGLTVTSTRQWELQHLEHPVIEPLLRYKKKQRLLVANGWSWLEAWVRDGRFRPEYVPAAAATGRWGTSGGGALQLPRAVRGAVVADPGWALVVADASQLEPRVLTALSQDGAMARAGEGDLYEGIVASGAVATRAEAKVAMLGAMYGATQGDGGRLMPRLTRAFPRAIALVEAAARVGEHGGVVSTLLGRSSPRPGSDAGFDERPPEDGPGQVDGGMRAWGRFTRNFVVQGTAAEWALCWMGALRRSLTAEFGAGSDAPHLVFFLHDEVVVHTPASVAPRVAALMESAATEAGRLLFGDAPVRFPVTVATVTSY
- a CDS encoding acyl carrier protein — translated: MAQSTEEVLAGLAELINDETGIATDTVELDKSFTDDLDIDSISMMTIVVNAEEKFDVKIPDDEVKNLKTVGDAVTFITKAQG